One window from the genome of Pseudonocardia hierapolitana encodes:
- a CDS encoding FAD-dependent oxidoreductase, protein MTTIEPRSTKPVLMTVDDDPGVSRAVARDLRRRYGQEHRIVRAESGRDALDALRELTLRGEPVAAILADYRMPEMNGIEFLEQAMDIAPHARRALLTAYADTDAAIQAINLVDVDHYLLKPWDPPEEKLYPVVDALVETWRAVGQRPIDEIRIVGHRWSAECFSARDFLARNSVPYRYYSIDEPEGARLLEAAGAGPEDVPVLITTDGTALRSPTDAEIAAACGLTTDPVSEFYDLIVIGGGPAGLGSAVYGASEGLRTVLVERHATGGQAGQSSRIENYLGFPDGVSGAQLTDRARRQAAKFGAEVLTARDVVSLEARGSARVVRFGDGSEIAAHAVVLATGVSYRTLDAPGVTELTGRGVFYGSAATEAPACRGEDVYIVGGANSAGQAAVFFSRHAATVTLVVRGPNLEASMSTYLIKQIEGIDNIFVRTGCQVVEAHGDDHLQSLTLCQGDSTESVKAGSMFVFIGAAPRTEWLDGFVQRDARGFIPTGPDLVVDGKRPPGWTLDRDPYHLEASVPGVFVAGDVRSDSVKRVASAVGEGAMAVTLVHRYLADQ, encoded by the coding sequence ATGACCACGATCGAGCCTCGCTCGACAAAGCCCGTCCTGATGACCGTGGACGACGACCCCGGAGTGAGCCGCGCCGTGGCTCGCGACCTGCGCCGTCGCTACGGCCAGGAGCACCGGATCGTCCGCGCCGAGTCCGGCCGCGACGCGCTCGACGCGCTGCGCGAGCTGACCCTGCGCGGTGAGCCGGTGGCGGCCATCCTCGCCGACTACCGGATGCCGGAGATGAACGGCATCGAGTTCCTCGAGCAGGCCATGGACATCGCCCCGCACGCGCGCCGGGCCCTGCTCACCGCCTACGCCGACACCGACGCGGCGATCCAGGCGATCAACCTGGTCGACGTCGACCACTACCTGCTCAAGCCGTGGGACCCGCCGGAGGAGAAGCTCTACCCGGTCGTCGACGCGCTGGTCGAGACGTGGCGGGCGGTGGGGCAGCGGCCGATCGACGAGATCCGCATCGTCGGTCACCGCTGGTCGGCGGAGTGCTTCTCGGCCCGCGACTTCCTCGCCCGCAACTCCGTGCCCTACCGCTACTACTCGATCGACGAGCCGGAGGGCGCGCGGCTGCTGGAGGCGGCAGGCGCCGGGCCGGAGGACGTGCCGGTGCTGATCACCACCGACGGCACGGCGCTGCGCTCGCCCACCGACGCCGAGATCGCCGCGGCCTGCGGGCTGACCACCGACCCGGTGTCGGAATTCTACGACCTGATCGTCATCGGCGGCGGTCCCGCCGGGCTCGGCTCGGCGGTGTACGGCGCCTCGGAGGGGCTGCGCACGGTGCTCGTCGAGCGCCACGCCACCGGCGGCCAGGCCGGGCAGAGCTCCCGCATCGAGAACTACCTGGGCTTCCCCGACGGGGTGTCGGGCGCGCAGCTCACCGACCGGGCGCGGCGGCAGGCCGCGAAGTTCGGCGCCGAGGTGCTCACCGCCCGCGACGTCGTCTCGCTGGAGGCCCGCGGTTCGGCCCGCGTCGTGCGGTTCGGCGACGGCAGCGAGATCGCCGCGCACGCGGTGGTGCTCGCCACCGGCGTCTCCTACCGCACCCTGGACGCCCCCGGTGTCACCGAGCTCACCGGCCGCGGGGTGTTCTACGGCTCGGCGGCCACCGAGGCGCCCGCCTGCCGCGGCGAGGACGTCTACATCGTCGGCGGCGCCAACTCGGCGGGTCAGGCGGCGGTGTTCTTCAGCCGGCACGCCGCCACCGTCACGCTGGTGGTGCGCGGGCCGAACCTGGAGGCGTCGATGTCGACGTACCTGATCAAGCAGATCGAGGGCATCGACAACATCTTCGTGCGCACCGGCTGCCAGGTCGTGGAGGCCCACGGCGACGACCACCTGCAGTCGCTCACCCTCTGCCAGGGCGACTCGACCGAGTCGGTCAAGGCGGGCTCGATGTTCGTGTTCATCGGCGCCGCGCCACGCACCGAGTGGCTCGACGGGTTCGTCCAGCGGGACGCCCGCGGCTTCATCCCCACCGGTCCGGACCTCGTCGTCGACGGGAAGCGGCCCCCGGGGTGGACACTGGACCGTGACCCCTACCACCTGGAGGCGAGTGTGCCCGGAGTGTTCGTGGCAGGAGACGTGCGGTCCGACTCCGTGAAGCGGGTCGCGTCCGCGGTCGGGGAGGGCGCCATGGCCGTGACGCTCGTGCACCGTTACCTGGCGGATCAGTGA
- a CDS encoding alpha/beta hydrolase family esterase, with protein sequence MTRTRRWARGAATVAMTLVAALCATAPAHAQPGRSDGCGTTPAQRPGTSELHAIGSGGRDRTYQLHLPPDYDAGRAWPVVLVYHGRGNTGAGTEEFSKLSTLPAIVAYPNGVIGQGDGDRQAWQGAPYSAPGVDDVAFTRDLLDHLEAGLCVDEQRVYATGKSNGAGFTGILACRAADRIAAIAPVAGAFYGTGEPPCAPARAVPVIEFHGTADTTIPYTGDTDRGLPAIEDWVAAWARRDGCHAGPQRTTIGPDVTVSRWTGCSRGAQVEHVAVDGGGHTWPGADSYSGGGHTTQTIEAHEVLWEFLRHHRLPAQEAS encoded by the coding sequence ATGACCCGCACCCGCAGGTGGGCGCGTGGCGCCGCCACCGTCGCGATGACGCTGGTCGCGGCGCTGTGCGCCACCGCGCCCGCCCACGCGCAACCCGGCCGTTCCGACGGCTGCGGCACGACACCGGCCCAGCGGCCCGGCACCAGCGAGCTGCACGCGATCGGCAGCGGGGGCCGCGACCGCACCTACCAGCTGCACCTGCCGCCGGACTACGACGCCGGACGCGCGTGGCCGGTGGTGCTCGTCTACCACGGCCGTGGCAACACCGGGGCAGGCACCGAGGAGTTCTCGAAGCTCTCCACGCTGCCCGCGATCGTCGCGTACCCGAACGGCGTGATCGGCCAGGGTGACGGCGACCGCCAGGCCTGGCAGGGCGCGCCGTACTCCGCACCGGGCGTGGACGACGTCGCGTTCACCCGCGACCTGCTCGACCACCTCGAGGCCGGCCTCTGCGTGGACGAGCAGCGGGTCTACGCCACTGGCAAGTCGAACGGCGCCGGGTTCACCGGGATCCTGGCCTGCCGGGCGGCGGACCGGATCGCCGCGATCGCGCCGGTGGCGGGCGCCTTCTACGGCACCGGGGAGCCGCCCTGCGCGCCCGCCCGCGCCGTGCCCGTCATCGAGTTCCACGGCACCGCCGACACCACCATCCCCTACACCGGCGACACCGACCGCGGCCTGCCCGCGATCGAGGACTGGGTGGCGGCCTGGGCACGGCGGGACGGCTGCCACGCGGGACCGCAGCGCACGACGATCGGCCCCGACGTCACCGTCAGCCGCTGGACCGGCTGCTCGCGGGGCGCCCAGGTCGAGCACGTCGCCGTCGACGGGGGCGGTCACACCTGGCCCGGTGCCGACAGCTACTCGGGCGGCGGGCACACGACCCAGACCATCGAGGCGCACGAGGTGCTGTGGGAGTTCCTGCGCCACCACCGGCTTCCCGCCCAGGAGGCGTCATGA
- a CDS encoding FadR/GntR family transcriptional regulator, producing MSERLADEIVEIIRTENLEPGDQLASSRDLARRFEVTTPTIREALRRLEATGAVEFRHGSGTYVGAGIDRRLLANPHRPSTSPAAVLELVEARLVLEPSIAAAAARTRDADGLRQLEDSVTNALHPPRGDQRPAVHFHAALAATTGNTLLRETVEALLHVRVREQIEIRHRYDDRERDHAEHVRILDAVRAGDAALAQRLTEEHLVSIREAVRA from the coding sequence TTGTCGGAGCGCCTGGCCGACGAGATCGTCGAGATCATCCGGACCGAGAACCTGGAACCCGGTGACCAGCTGGCGTCCTCGCGGGACCTCGCGCGCCGGTTCGAGGTCACCACGCCCACCATCCGTGAGGCGCTCCGCCGCCTCGAGGCCACCGGCGCCGTGGAGTTCCGGCACGGATCGGGCACGTACGTCGGCGCGGGGATCGACCGCAGGCTGCTCGCCAACCCGCACCGACCGAGCACCTCCCCGGCGGCCGTGCTGGAGCTCGTCGAGGCGCGGCTCGTCCTGGAGCCCTCCATCGCCGCCGCCGCTGCCCGCACCCGCGACGCGGACGGGCTGCGGCAGCTCGAGGACAGCGTGACGAACGCGCTGCACCCGCCCCGGGGCGACCAGCGCCCCGCGGTGCACTTCCACGCGGCGCTCGCCGCCACCACGGGCAACACGCTGCTGCGCGAGACCGTCGAGGCCCTGCTGCACGTGCGGGTCCGGGAGCAGATCGAGATCCGGCACCGCTACGACGACCGCGAGCGCGACCACGCCGAGCACGTCCGAATCCTCGATGCCGTGCGCGCGGGCGACGCCGCGCTCGCCCAGCGCCTCACCGAGGAGCACCTGGTCTCCATCCGCGAGGCGGTCCGGGCGTGA
- a CDS encoding ATP-binding protein: MTSPEVAAHLTPDELRTLFLFADLTEEQLAWVSEHGDVIAVPAGENIVVEGEPADCFHVLLSGTIAMSRLVGGDNVETTRTDQRGVYFGAVQFYVEDETTEEYPASVRAITDCTALALPKGPFAAEFTRWYPMAVHLLEGLRLGMKRGNHVLAERERLLALGRLSAGLTHELNNPAAAAGRAADALRDKVAGMRAKLAMIADGKIAGDQLKKLVMAQDEFVKKVRHAPALSPLEATDREDELGEWLDDRGIDGSWDLAPVFVAGGLGVEDLDAVEVAANETTLEGAIRWLAYTVETESLLREILDATTRISDLVLAAKQYSQLDRAPHRFIDVHEGLDATLVMFGRKLGEEAGIGIVKEYDRTLPLIPAYPAELNQAWTNIIDNALDAMDGKGTLTVRTGRVDECVFVEIGDTGPGIPADVRQKIFDPFFTTKPVGRGTGLGLDVTFRVIVNRHRGDISVTSEPGDTRFRVRLPITEETSA, encoded by the coding sequence GTGACCAGCCCCGAGGTGGCGGCGCACCTGACGCCGGACGAGCTGCGCACCCTGTTCCTGTTCGCCGACCTCACCGAGGAGCAGTTGGCCTGGGTGTCCGAGCACGGCGACGTGATCGCGGTGCCTGCGGGCGAGAACATCGTGGTGGAAGGCGAGCCCGCCGACTGCTTCCACGTGCTGCTGTCGGGCACGATCGCGATGAGCAGGTTGGTCGGCGGCGACAACGTCGAGACGACGCGCACCGACCAGCGCGGCGTGTACTTCGGCGCCGTCCAGTTCTACGTGGAGGACGAGACCACCGAGGAGTACCCGGCGTCCGTGCGTGCGATCACGGACTGCACGGCGCTCGCGCTGCCGAAGGGGCCGTTCGCCGCGGAGTTCACCCGCTGGTACCCGATGGCGGTGCACCTGCTCGAAGGCCTGCGGCTGGGCATGAAGCGGGGCAACCACGTGCTCGCGGAGCGGGAGCGGCTGCTCGCGCTCGGCCGGCTCTCCGCGGGGCTCACCCACGAGCTGAACAACCCGGCGGCCGCCGCCGGCCGCGCGGCCGATGCGCTGCGCGACAAGGTGGCCGGCATGCGGGCCAAGCTCGCCATGATCGCCGACGGGAAGATCGCGGGCGACCAGCTGAAGAAGCTGGTGATGGCGCAGGACGAGTTCGTCAAGAAGGTCCGCCACGCGCCCGCGCTCTCGCCCCTGGAGGCCACCGACCGCGAGGACGAGCTCGGCGAGTGGCTCGACGACCGCGGCATCGACGGCAGCTGGGACCTCGCCCCGGTGTTCGTGGCGGGCGGGCTCGGCGTCGAGGACCTGGACGCGGTCGAGGTGGCGGCCAACGAGACCACGCTCGAGGGCGCGATCCGCTGGCTCGCCTACACCGTGGAGACCGAGAGCCTGCTGCGCGAGATCCTCGACGCCACCACGCGGATCTCCGACCTGGTGCTCGCCGCGAAGCAGTACTCGCAGCTCGACCGGGCGCCGCACCGCTTCATCGACGTGCACGAGGGCCTCGACGCCACGCTGGTGATGTTCGGGCGCAAGCTGGGGGAGGAGGCCGGCATCGGGATCGTCAAGGAGTACGACCGCACGCTGCCGCTGATCCCGGCCTACCCGGCCGAGCTCAACCAGGCGTGGACCAACATCATCGACAACGCGCTCGACGCCATGGACGGGAAGGGGACGCTGACCGTCCGCACCGGTCGCGTCGACGAGTGCGTGTTCGTGGAGATCGGCGACACCGGGCCGGGCATCCCGGCCGACGTCCGGCAGAAGATCTTCGACCCGTTCTTCACCACGAAGCCCGTGGGGCGGGGCACGGGCCTCGGGTTGGACGTGACGTTCCGGGTGATCGTCAACCGGCACCGCGGCGACATCTCCGTCACCTCGGAGCCGGGTGACACCCGGTTCCGGGTGCGGCTGCCGATCACCGAGGAGACCAGCGCGTGA
- a CDS encoding fumarylacetoacetate hydrolase family protein, producing MEIVRYVEQGAAQPRVGVRRDGKIAPVRFGSVAELLREPLDSLRAGLEPAGAEVDADSVTYLPPVDGRTEVWASGVTYERSREGRVEESVQASVYELVYDAPRPELFLKAVAWRVVTDGEPVGVRADSEVDVPEPELAVVANSRGEIVGYTVCNDMSSRSIEGVNPLYIPQAKIFNGSCALATGIRPAWEVDTSDLAIAMRIVRDGAVVFEGETSTARLHRTLEELVEVLYAPSDFPDGAILSTGTGIVPELSFSLTDGDRVDIEIAQVGTLSNPVVRGREPLSWLVDAIERPAARRKGQQ from the coding sequence ATGGAGATCGTCCGCTACGTCGAGCAGGGGGCAGCGCAGCCGCGTGTGGGAGTACGCCGGGACGGGAAGATCGCCCCGGTCCGCTTCGGCTCGGTCGCCGAGCTCCTGCGCGAACCGCTCGACTCCTTGCGCGCCGGGCTGGAACCCGCCGGGGCGGAGGTGGACGCCGACTCCGTCACCTACCTGCCGCCCGTCGACGGGCGCACCGAGGTGTGGGCGTCCGGGGTCACCTACGAGCGCTCGCGCGAGGGCCGGGTGGAGGAGAGCGTCCAGGCCTCGGTCTACGAGCTGGTCTACGACGCACCGCGCCCCGAGCTCTTCCTCAAGGCGGTGGCCTGGCGGGTGGTCACCGACGGCGAGCCGGTGGGGGTGCGCGCCGACTCCGAGGTCGACGTCCCCGAGCCGGAGCTCGCAGTGGTCGCCAACAGCCGTGGCGAGATCGTCGGCTACACGGTCTGCAACGACATGAGCTCGCGCTCCATCGAGGGCGTGAACCCGCTCTACATCCCGCAGGCGAAGATCTTCAACGGTTCCTGCGCCCTCGCCACGGGTATCCGGCCTGCGTGGGAGGTCGACACCTCCGATCTCGCGATCGCCATGAGGATCGTCCGCGACGGCGCCGTCGTGTTCGAGGGCGAGACGAGCACCGCCCGCCTGCACCGCACGTTGGAGGAGCTGGTGGAGGTGCTGTACGCCCCCAGCGACTTCCCCGACGGCGCGATCCTGTCCACCGGCACGGGAATCGTCCCCGAGCTGAGCTTCTCGCTCACCGACGGCGACCGCGTCGACATCGAGATCGCGCAGGTCGGCACCCTGTCCAACCCCGTCGTACGGGGCCGCGAACCGTTGTCCTGGCTCGTCGACGCCATCGAGCGTCCCGCGGCCAGGAGGAAGGGCCAGCAGTGA
- a CDS encoding aldehyde dehydrogenase (NADP(+)), with translation MTVTDTAPEELERVLAAAAQAAGPLAALRPAERARLLRAAADALDAAAGELVPIAIEESALPEGRLTGEVARSSGQLRLFADALEEGSYLEVILDSADPDAKPVPRPDLRRMLVPVGPVLVFAASNFPFAFSVPGGDTASALAAGSPVVVKAHPGHPRLSQRTGEVLAEALRAAGAPDGTFAVIHGMEAGTTALTDPRIKAGAFTGSVKGGLALLEIATRREEPIPFYGELGSLNPVFVTPAAIAARGTDIAAGYVGSFTLGTGQFCTKPGLLFLPEGHGLEERLVEAVRATAPAGMLNDRIREGHAHERDRLEGLGPLRTLVHGADGDAGVAPTLLATTAKELLADPDPILQECFGPTSIVVEYADGDEMLAAAEAFGGNLTATVQAEDSDAATLPALLDVLRDRAGRLVYNGWPTGVAVAHAMHHGGPFPATTASIHTSVGTTAIRRFLRPVCYQNTPQALLPEALRDDNPLGLPRRVDGVLS, from the coding sequence GTGACCGTCACCGATACCGCTCCCGAGGAGCTCGAGCGCGTACTGGCCGCGGCGGCTCAGGCCGCCGGGCCGCTCGCCGCGCTGCGTCCCGCCGAACGCGCCCGGCTGCTGCGCGCGGCCGCCGACGCCCTCGACGCCGCCGCAGGCGAGCTCGTGCCCATCGCGATCGAGGAGTCGGCGCTTCCGGAAGGCCGGCTCACCGGCGAGGTGGCGCGCTCCAGCGGCCAGCTGCGCCTGTTCGCCGACGCCCTCGAGGAGGGCTCCTACCTCGAGGTGATCCTCGACTCCGCCGACCCGGACGCCAAGCCGGTGCCGCGGCCGGACCTGCGCCGCATGCTCGTGCCGGTGGGCCCGGTGCTGGTGTTCGCCGCGAGCAACTTCCCGTTCGCGTTCAGCGTGCCCGGCGGCGACACCGCCTCGGCGCTCGCCGCGGGCAGCCCGGTCGTCGTCAAGGCCCACCCCGGCCACCCGCGGCTCTCGCAGCGCACCGGCGAGGTGCTGGCCGAGGCGCTGCGCGCGGCCGGTGCCCCCGATGGCACCTTCGCTGTGATCCACGGCATGGAGGCGGGCACGACCGCGCTCACCGACCCGCGCATCAAGGCGGGCGCGTTCACCGGCTCGGTGAAGGGCGGCCTCGCCCTGCTGGAGATCGCCACGCGGCGGGAGGAGCCCATCCCGTTCTACGGCGAGCTGGGCAGCCTCAACCCGGTGTTCGTCACCCCCGCGGCGATCGCCGCCCGCGGCACCGACATCGCAGCGGGCTACGTCGGCTCGTTCACGCTGGGCACCGGCCAGTTCTGCACCAAGCCCGGCCTGCTGTTCCTCCCCGAGGGCCACGGCCTGGAGGAGCGCCTCGTCGAGGCCGTGCGCGCCACCGCGCCCGCCGGCATGCTCAACGACCGCATCCGCGAGGGCCACGCCCACGAGCGCGACCGGCTGGAGGGCCTCGGCCCGCTGCGCACCCTCGTGCACGGGGCGGACGGCGACGCGGGCGTGGCGCCCACGCTGCTCGCCACCACGGCCAAGGAGCTGCTCGCCGACCCGGACCCGATCCTGCAGGAGTGCTTCGGGCCCACGTCGATCGTCGTCGAGTACGCCGACGGCGACGAGATGCTCGCCGCGGCCGAGGCGTTCGGCGGCAACCTCACCGCCACCGTCCAGGCCGAGGACTCCGACGCCGCCACCCTGCCGGCCCTGCTGGACGTGCTGCGCGACCGCGCGGGACGCCTGGTCTACAACGGCTGGCCCACCGGCGTGGCCGTCGCCCACGCGATGCACCACGGCGGCCCGTTCCCGGCCACCACGGCGTCGATCCACACCAGCGTGGGCACCACGGCGATCCGCCGCTTCCTGCGCCCGGTGTGCTACCAGAACACGCCCCAGGCCCTGCTGCCCGAGGCGCTGCGCGACGACAACCCCCTCGGCCTGCCGCGGCGGGTCGACGGCGTCCTGTCCTGA
- a CDS encoding AbgT family transporter codes for MTTTRSTPTPQELPRIVRAMAVVERVGNALPHPFWLFWALSAILGVVSACLAAAGVSVVSPSDGETVTVRNLLSGDGLAMAVSTMVDNFATFPPMATIVVVIMGVAVAERTGFLAAVMRVGVSRVPASLVVFAVAFAGTVAHVASAAAYIILVPLGGLAFRAVGRSPILGIVVAYTAIASGYDASPVPTPNDAIFAGITTAAAQIVDPAAYVSPISNWYFNIASSVVLALVITAVTRLVLSKRPDLDADPDAPDDDIAQLQLSARERSALRLAGLALLVALIVLVAVVSPASSPLRGEGGSIVESPLLEGVAALVAFLFGLVGIVYGARVGTIAKPADVPRLMVEGVKQMAPVLVLFFAIAQFLAYFDWTHVGDVLAVVAADALHTTGTPTVVVFLLVLVLLTLVNVMVTSGSAMWSIAAPVLVPMLMLVDVPPETTQALFRIADSGSTAITPMSPYFVMALGFLQRYRKDAGIGTLASYTLPLAIAMTTVWTLLFLAWWALGIPLGPGAPVR; via the coding sequence ATGACCACGACCAGGAGCACACCGACCCCGCAGGAGCTGCCGCGCATCGTGCGCGCGATGGCCGTGGTGGAGCGGGTCGGGAACGCGCTGCCGCACCCGTTCTGGCTGTTCTGGGCGCTCTCGGCCATCCTCGGCGTCGTCAGCGCCTGCCTCGCCGCGGCCGGGGTGTCGGTGGTCTCGCCGAGCGACGGCGAGACCGTGACCGTGCGGAACCTGCTCTCCGGCGACGGCCTCGCGATGGCCGTCTCCACGATGGTCGACAACTTCGCGACGTTCCCGCCGATGGCCACGATCGTCGTGGTGATCATGGGCGTGGCGGTGGCCGAGCGCACCGGCTTCCTCGCCGCCGTCATGCGGGTGGGCGTCTCGCGGGTGCCGGCCTCGCTCGTGGTGTTCGCCGTGGCGTTCGCCGGCACCGTGGCGCACGTGGCCTCCGCGGCGGCCTACATCATCCTGGTGCCGCTGGGCGGCCTCGCCTTCCGCGCGGTGGGCCGCTCCCCGATCCTCGGCATCGTCGTCGCGTACACGGCGATCGCCTCGGGCTACGACGCGAGCCCGGTGCCCACCCCGAACGACGCGATCTTCGCGGGGATCACCACGGCGGCGGCGCAGATCGTCGACCCGGCCGCCTACGTGTCGCCGATCAGCAACTGGTACTTCAACATCGCCTCGTCGGTGGTGCTCGCCCTGGTGATCACGGCTGTCACCCGGCTGGTGCTGAGCAAGCGCCCGGACCTGGACGCCGACCCGGACGCGCCCGACGACGACATCGCCCAGCTGCAGCTCAGCGCCCGCGAGCGTTCGGCGCTGCGGCTGGCCGGGCTCGCGCTGCTGGTGGCGCTGATCGTGCTGGTGGCCGTGGTGTCACCCGCGTCGTCCCCGCTGCGCGGGGAGGGCGGCAGCATCGTCGAGTCACCGCTGCTCGAGGGCGTCGCCGCGCTGGTGGCGTTCCTGTTCGGGCTGGTGGGAATCGTCTACGGCGCGCGGGTCGGCACGATCGCGAAGCCGGCCGACGTGCCGAGGCTGATGGTCGAGGGCGTCAAGCAGATGGCCCCGGTGCTGGTGCTGTTCTTCGCGATCGCGCAGTTCCTCGCCTACTTCGACTGGACGCACGTCGGAGACGTGCTCGCCGTCGTCGCGGCGGATGCGCTGCACACCACGGGCACCCCGACCGTCGTGGTGTTCCTGCTGGTGCTCGTCCTGCTCACCCTGGTGAACGTCATGGTCACCAGCGGCTCCGCGATGTGGTCGATCGCGGCGCCGGTGCTCGTGCCGATGCTGATGCTGGTCGACGTCCCGCCGGAGACCACCCAGGCGCTGTTCCGGATCGCCGACTCCGGCTCCACCGCGATCACGCCGATGAGCCCGTACTTCGTCATGGCGCTGGGTTTCCTGCAGCGCTACCGCAAGGACGCCGGCATCGGCACCCTCGCGTCCTACACGTTGCCCCTGGCCATCGCCATGACGACGGTGTGGACGCTGCTCTTCCTCGCCTGGTGGGCCCTCGGCATCCCGCTGGGTCCCGGCGCCCCGGTGCGCTGA
- a CDS encoding OsmC family protein: MQIPLASAGALLAADAGRAVELRLGPHSVTADHAVSGAGAGPTPLELMTGALAACSAMSARTHLERDGDPGDIEVVVTLDAGPPTLLYRRVLLGFRLDREEAHRLADALERTEVTMMLRPAFAIRTQIEHAGEPLV, encoded by the coding sequence ATGCAGATCCCGCTCGCGTCGGCCGGTGCGCTCCTCGCGGCCGACGCGGGACGGGCGGTCGAGTTGCGGCTGGGTCCGCACAGCGTCACCGCCGACCACGCCGTCTCCGGTGCGGGCGCCGGTCCCACCCCGCTCGAGCTCATGACGGGCGCGCTCGCGGCGTGCAGTGCGATGTCGGCACGCACCCACCTGGAGCGCGACGGCGACCCGGGCGACATCGAGGTGGTCGTCACCCTGGACGCAGGCCCGCCCACCCTGCTCTACCGGCGGGTGCTGCTGGGTTTCCGGCTCGACCGGGAAGAGGCCCACCGGCTGGCCGACGCGCTCGAGCGCACCGAGGTGACGATGATGCTCAGGCCCGCGTTCGCCATTCGCACGCAGATCGAGCACGCCGGAGAGCCCCTCGTCTGA
- a CDS encoding GntR family transcriptional regulator, with protein MLPGRLVDDVHETIKARIMDHAIAPGARVSIDGLARELGVSPTPVREALARLESAQLVVKEPLRGYRTTPLLTPAQLADLYRFRLLIEPWAAATAAERATPDGRARLKTELATADAPESETYAAYRAFSAHDARFHLLLAELAGSDQVREAFQRTNWHLHIYRQHYHRGIGPQALAEHRRIADAVLACDAQAAAEAMREHLELSHARLGEETHDGPR; from the coding sequence ATGTTGCCAGGGCGGCTGGTCGACGACGTCCACGAGACGATCAAGGCGCGGATCATGGACCACGCGATCGCGCCGGGTGCTCGCGTGTCCATCGACGGGCTCGCCCGCGAGCTCGGCGTCTCCCCCACCCCGGTCCGCGAGGCCCTCGCCCGGCTGGAGTCGGCGCAGCTCGTCGTGAAGGAGCCGTTGCGCGGCTACCGCACCACGCCGCTGCTCACGCCCGCCCAGCTCGCCGACCTGTACCGGTTCCGGCTCCTCATCGAGCCGTGGGCGGCGGCGACGGCCGCCGAGCGGGCCACCCCGGACGGCCGCGCGCGGCTCAAGACCGAGCTCGCCACCGCCGACGCGCCAGAGTCCGAAACCTACGCCGCGTACCGCGCGTTCTCCGCCCACGACGCGCGCTTCCACCTGCTGCTGGCCGAGCTGGCGGGGAGCGACCAGGTGCGGGAGGCGTTCCAGCGCACGAACTGGCACCTGCACATCTACCGGCAGCACTACCACCGCGGCATCGGCCCGCAGGCACTGGCCGAGCACCGGCGGATCGCCGACGCCGTGCTCGCCTGCGATGCGCAGGCTGCGGCGGAGGCGATGCGGGAACACCTGGAGCTGTCGCACGCCCGTCTCGGGGAGGAGACACATGACGGTCCTCGATGA
- a CDS encoding creatininase family protein, which yields MSPGVRSRRLGELTTAEAADAVVTSPVVIVPAGAFEQHGPGLPLATDLVRAEHVAERVADVLAGPAVIGPPVPVGVSPHHMAFAGTVTLTTTTFAAVLREYADSLHRHGWRKILVITGHGGNGAALSTVAQDLLTTRPDLQFAWTPLTALAADVVAGMGVSEVHGHSGEAETAQMLAVAPHLVHRERLAAGTTRLAELDALGAVNRRPGAPTLTVRYDRLSANGVLGDPRRATPADGTALVDAIVARIADFVTEWLKA from the coding sequence GTGAGTCCGGGCGTGCGCAGCAGGCGGCTCGGCGAGCTGACCACGGCGGAGGCGGCGGACGCGGTCGTCACGAGCCCGGTCGTCATCGTCCCCGCCGGGGCGTTCGAGCAGCACGGGCCGGGCCTGCCGCTCGCCACGGACCTCGTGCGCGCGGAGCACGTCGCCGAGCGCGTCGCGGACGTGCTGGCGGGGCCCGCCGTGATCGGGCCGCCCGTTCCCGTCGGCGTGTCGCCGCACCACATGGCCTTCGCCGGCACCGTCACGCTCACCACCACCACCTTCGCCGCGGTGCTGCGCGAGTACGCCGACAGCCTGCACCGGCACGGCTGGCGCAAGATCCTGGTGATCACCGGCCACGGCGGCAACGGCGCCGCGCTCTCGACGGTCGCACAGGACCTGCTCACCACCCGCCCCGACCTGCAGTTCGCCTGGACCCCCCTCACCGCGCTCGCCGCCGATGTCGTTGCCGGGATGGGGGTCAGCGAGGTGCACGGGCACAGCGGCGAGGCCGAGACCGCGCAGATGCTCGCCGTCGCCCCGCACCTGGTGCACCGCGAGCGCCTGGCCGCCGGCACCACCCGCCTCGCCGAACTCGACGCCCTCGGCGCCGTCAACCGCCGGCCCGGCGCCCCCACCCTGACCGTGCGCTACGACCGGCTCTCCGCGAACGGCGTGCTCGGCGACCCCCGCCGGGCCACGCCCGCGGACGGCACCGCGCTCGTCGACGCGATCGTCGCGCGCATCGCCGACTTCGTCACGGAGTGGCTGAAGGCCTGA